The following proteins come from a genomic window of unidentified bacterial endosymbiont:
- the serC gene encoding 3-phosphoserine/phosphohydroxythreonine transaminase: MTGPLFNFGAGPALLPPAVLKRAQQQLLDWQGCGLSVLELGHRSELFQQITQAAERDLRDLLAIPKEYRVLFMQGGARGQFAAVPLNLSGQGRQADYIESGYWSRCAALEGEKYCTAKIIDVRCQREGLSAIKPMSEWPISDQAAFIHYCPNETINGVAIDEVPDFGERVVVADMSSTLLSRPIEIKRFGVIYACAQKNIGPAGITLVIIRDDLLGRADQALPSILNYTLMAQSHSLYNTPPTFAWYCCGLMFQWLKAQGGLAAIALRNQQKAAKLYEFMDAHPFYINRVHPAHRSLMNIPFWLLQSDLVDLFLQQAQGVGLYALKGHQVVGGLRASLYNAMPFAGVNTLVDFMSAFLQHYGSANPQCGGR, translated from the coding sequence ATGACTGGGCCTCTGTTTAATTTTGGCGCGGGTCCGGCTCTGTTGCCGCCCGCTGTCTTGAAAAGGGCACAGCAACAGCTGTTAGATTGGCAAGGATGCGGCCTCTCGGTCCTAGAGCTTGGCCATCGGAGTGAGCTTTTCCAACAGATTACCCAGGCTGCTGAACGCGATCTACGGGATCTATTAGCGATCCCAAAGGAGTATCGGGTCCTGTTTATGCAGGGCGGGGCGCGGGGACAGTTTGCTGCTGTTCCGCTGAATTTATCAGGACAAGGGCGCCAGGCTGATTATATTGAAAGTGGTTATTGGTCGCGCTGTGCCGCCTTAGAGGGAGAGAAATACTGTACGGCCAAGATCATCGATGTGCGTTGCCAGCGTGAGGGCTTGTCGGCTATAAAACCGATGAGCGAATGGCCGATCTCTGATCAAGCGGCCTTCATTCATTATTGCCCTAATGAGACGATTAACGGTGTAGCGATTGATGAAGTTCCAGATTTTGGTGAGCGGGTGGTGGTGGCTGATATGTCTTCTACATTGTTGTCCCGCCCCATTGAGATCAAGCGTTTTGGGGTGATCTATGCCTGTGCTCAAAAAAATATCGGACCCGCTGGAATTACGCTGGTCATCATCCGTGATGACCTACTCGGTCGTGCCGATCAGGCACTACCCTCTATATTGAATTATACCCTGATGGCGCAAAGTCATTCCCTGTACAATACACCCCCTACGTTTGCTTGGTACTGTTGTGGCCTGATGTTTCAGTGGCTAAAGGCCCAAGGCGGGTTAGCGGCTATAGCCCTGCGTAACCAACAGAAAGCGGCAAAGCTATATGAGTTTATGGATGCTCACCCGTTTTATATTAACCGGGTCCACCCCGCGCATCGTTCATTGATGAATATTCCCTTTTGGCTTTTACAATCTGACTTAGTCGATCTATTTTTGCAGCAGGCTCAGGGTGTTGGATTATATGCTTTAAAAGGACACCAGGTGGTTGGGGGGTTACGGGCTTCGCTTTACAATGCCATGCCATTTGCAGGGGTTAACACCTTAGTCGATTTTATGAGCGCTTTTCTTCAGCATTATGGTAGCGCTAACCCTCAGTGTGGCGGTCGTTAG
- a CDS encoding ABC transporter substrate-binding protein — protein MGWFQTILRAAGESAIQPLTTVQQLVISNGDEPQSLDPHKTVGTPEQKIMRDLLEGLFILDRHGDVTPGMALYAYSPDKKIWTFYMRPGARWSNGDPLTALDFVYSFQRLADPKTAAIRADILQIMKVVNIDEVLAGQLPPEALGVRALGPLTLQLSLSQPLGFLKKLLVHCALLPVHHGTITQQGEQWTLPAHWVGNGAYCLKKRIINDKIVLVRNPHYWNNHQTVIDQVTYLPLDEEPEIAGYRTGAIDLTHSRIPSARLQKLQQEFPKEFRLFPKPAVQGYQFNTKIPPFDDVRVRQALNLVLDRQLILQQLLISGAQPAYNVVPQGLGGLTAYQPPWRSWRSEQRLQTAKKLLKEAGYSAKNPLRFTLLYHTSEANKQLALLVSTLWRTHLGVETTLTHQEWKVFLAERRSGNYQAAHFGAFTTYCEPYALLSEFISHSSYNTTGYCNLNFDQSLDQAAECLYETERYPLYHQAEAQLAEDVPVIPMIHLVAVRLVKPSIGGFSDRNQMNLFYTKDLYITKAPLVPKKP, from the coding sequence ATGGGTTGGTTTCAGACTATTTTACGCGCCGCTGGAGAATCAGCTATCCAACCTTTGACCACGGTACAACAGTTGGTCATCAGCAACGGTGACGAACCGCAGTCGCTTGACCCTCATAAAACCGTAGGCACACCCGAACAGAAGATCATGCGTGATCTCCTGGAGGGACTATTTATTCTTGATCGCCACGGTGACGTCACCCCTGGAATGGCACTCTATGCCTACAGCCCCGATAAGAAAATCTGGACCTTTTATATGCGCCCTGGGGCCCGCTGGTCCAACGGTGATCCCCTCACGGCGCTTGACTTTGTCTATAGCTTCCAGCGTCTTGCCGATCCAAAAACCGCCGCGATCAGAGCAGATATTTTACAAATTATGAAAGTCGTCAATATTGATGAGGTGCTTGCTGGGCAGTTACCCCCTGAAGCCTTAGGGGTGAGAGCGCTCGGTCCACTGACGTTGCAGCTCTCGCTATCGCAACCGCTAGGATTTTTAAAGAAATTGTTAGTTCATTGCGCGTTGCTGCCTGTACATCATGGGACCATTACGCAACAGGGGGAGCAGTGGACCCTACCCGCCCACTGGGTAGGCAATGGTGCCTATTGCCTTAAAAAACGGATTATTAATGATAAGATTGTGCTCGTCCGCAATCCCCACTACTGGAACAATCACCAGACTGTCATTGATCAAGTCACCTATCTACCACTCGATGAAGAACCAGAAATTGCCGGCTATCGGACCGGCGCTATCGATCTGACCCATTCTAGAATTCCCTCAGCCCGGTTACAAAAATTACAACAGGAGTTTCCTAAGGAATTTCGACTCTTTCCAAAGCCTGCGGTGCAAGGCTATCAATTCAATACTAAAATCCCGCCATTTGATGATGTCCGGGTACGTCAAGCCCTGAATTTAGTACTCGATCGCCAACTCATCTTACAACAGTTGCTCATCTCAGGAGCGCAGCCCGCTTATAATGTGGTCCCCCAGGGTTTAGGGGGGTTAACCGCTTACCAGCCTCCCTGGCGTTCATGGCGTTCGGAACAGCGCCTGCAAACGGCCAAAAAACTACTCAAAGAGGCGGGTTATAGCGCTAAAAACCCCTTACGTTTTACGCTGCTCTACCACACCTCTGAGGCCAATAAACAGTTAGCACTACTGGTCAGCACGCTATGGCGTACTCACTTAGGCGTAGAAACAACCCTCACCCATCAGGAGTGGAAAGTTTTTTTAGCAGAGAGACGCTCAGGAAATTATCAAGCAGCACACTTTGGTGCTTTTACCACTTACTGTGAGCCCTATGCCCTGCTCAGTGAGTTCATATCGCATTCTAGCTACAATACGACCGGTTACTGTAATCTGAATTTCGATCAGTCGCTTGATCAGGCAGCTGAATGCCTCTATGAGACTGAACGTTATCCCCTGTATCACCAAGCAGAGGCGCAATTAGCTGAGGATGTCCCGGTTATCCCGATGATCCACCTCGTGGCAGTGAGGCTGGTGAAACCCTCTATTGGTGGCTTCAGTGACCGTAACCAGATGAACCTATTTTATACTAAAGATCTTTACATCACTAAAGCGCCACTAGTGCCTAAAAAACCCTGA
- the pth gene encoding aminoacyl-tRNA hydrolase — translation MIVANPVSTIKLIAGLANPGADYANTRHNAGAWYLQRLAQYYQIALRPHPRFCAQIGQLRCGDQPITLLIPTTFMNLSGDAVAKFAHFYRLQPQEILIAHDDLDIAVGSVKFKLGGGHAGHNGLKDIINKLHHCRDFYRLRIGIGHPGSKAQVVSFVLGQAPPDEQQLIDQAIDQALQATELLLQQGVPQAIQCLQRMKQTQ, via the coding sequence ATGATCGTTGCGAATCCAGTGAGCACTATAAAATTAATCGCCGGCTTAGCCAATCCCGGCGCCGACTATGCTAACACTCGGCATAATGCAGGCGCCTGGTACCTGCAACGCCTGGCGCAATACTATCAGATCGCCCTAAGACCGCACCCGCGTTTCTGTGCACAGATCGGCCAGCTGCGGTGCGGCGATCAGCCGATTACGCTGTTAATACCCACTACTTTTATGAACTTAAGTGGTGATGCCGTGGCCAAATTTGCCCACTTCTATCGCCTGCAACCACAAGAGATCCTGATTGCCCACGATGATCTGGATATCGCTGTGGGGAGCGTCAAATTTAAACTCGGGGGCGGCCACGCTGGCCATAATGGCTTAAAAGATATTATTAATAAACTGCATCACTGTCGCGATTTTTATCGTCTGCGGATTGGTATCGGCCATCCGGGCTCAAAAGCACAGGTAGTGAGCTTTGTGCTGGGGCAGGCGCCGCCCGATGAACAGCAGTTGATTGATCAGGCCATTGATCAGGCGCTGCAAGCGACTGAGCTGTTACTACAACAAGGGGTGCCTCAAGCCATCCAGTGCTTACAAAGGATGAAGCAAACACAGTAA
- a CDS encoding glycine zipper 2TM domain-containing protein, whose translation MNKPLLSTSFIILLLSGCANSDLYSGDVYRAGQAKQVQSVAYGTIVYARPVLIQGENKVDLLGGLAGAVLGGVSGNAVGGGKGKQLATVVGGFGGAMAGEKIADKMNQIKGLELEIQKEDGSTVVVIQKADPRFAVGQKVRLIDDGRRVNVSVL comes from the coding sequence ATGAACAAACCACTATTATCAACGAGTTTCATCATCCTCTTACTGAGTGGCTGTGCCAATAGTGATCTCTACTCTGGGGATGTTTACCGGGCGGGACAAGCTAAGCAGGTGCAATCAGTGGCTTATGGAACCATTGTATATGCTCGTCCAGTCCTGATTCAGGGTGAAAATAAGGTCGATTTACTCGGGGGTCTTGCCGGTGCCGTACTGGGTGGGGTGTCAGGTAATGCCGTCGGTGGCGGGAAAGGAAAACAGTTAGCCACCGTCGTCGGCGGGTTTGGCGGGGCGATGGCTGGTGAAAAAATAGCTGATAAAATGAATCAGATCAAAGGATTGGAGCTAGAAATTCAAAAAGAGGATGGCAGTACCGTCGTGGTGATCCAGAAAGCGGATCCCCGCTTCGCCGTTGGCCAAAAGGTGCGCCTGATCGATGATGGCCGGCGTGTGAATGTTTCCGTCCTGTGA
- a CDS encoding ribose-phosphate pyrophosphokinase, which translates to MRDIKLFTGNAIPLLAEQTAARLHVALGQASVGRFSDGEINVEIHENVRGGDIFIIQSTCAPTNDNLMELLVMIDALRRASAGRITAVIPYFGYARQDRRIRSARVPITAKIVADFLSSVGVDRLLTVDLHAEQIQGFFDLPVDNIFGSPVLLEDMRVQNFLNPVVISPDIGGVVRARAIAKLLHDTDMAIIDKRRPQANVAEVMNIIGDVSGRDCILIDDIIDTGSTLCKAAEALKKQGAKRVFAYATHPVFSGMAASNLEHSVIDEIVVTDTIPLSQAIQDLNKVRSLSLAQLLAEAIRRINNEESISAMFER; encoded by the coding sequence ATGCGCGATATTAAGTTATTTACAGGAAATGCCATACCATTGTTGGCTGAACAGACCGCCGCACGCCTACATGTGGCTTTAGGACAGGCCAGCGTGGGACGCTTTAGTGACGGTGAAATCAACGTTGAGATCCATGAAAATGTCCGGGGTGGCGATATTTTTATTATTCAATCCACCTGCGCCCCAACCAATGATAACTTAATGGAGCTGCTGGTGATGATCGATGCCTTACGGCGCGCCAGTGCTGGCCGTATTACCGCGGTGATCCCCTACTTTGGCTATGCTCGCCAAGATCGACGGATCCGCTCTGCACGGGTGCCTATCACGGCCAAAATAGTGGCAGATTTTCTCTCTAGCGTGGGGGTAGACCGATTATTAACCGTTGATTTACATGCTGAGCAGATTCAGGGCTTTTTTGATCTTCCAGTCGATAATATTTTTGGCAGTCCCGTACTCCTGGAAGATATGCGGGTCCAAAATTTTCTCAATCCGGTGGTGATCTCACCCGATATTGGTGGGGTCGTTCGTGCTCGGGCCATCGCTAAATTACTCCATGACACCGACATGGCCATTATCGATAAACGACGGCCGCAAGCTAATGTTGCCGAAGTGATGAATATCATCGGGGATGTTTCCGGCCGTGATTGCATTTTAATTGACGACATCATTGATACCGGCAGTACTTTGTGTAAAGCGGCTGAGGCCCTAAAAAAACAGGGTGCGAAGCGGGTGTTTGCCTATGCCACCCATCCCGTATTCTCTGGAATGGCGGCTAGTAATTTAGAACACTCTGTCATCGATGAAATTGTCGTCACCGATACCATTCCCCTATCCCAGGCTATTCAGGACCTCAATAAAGTGCGCTCATTATCCCTGGCGCAGCTGTTGGCGGAAGCCATCCGGCGTATCAACAATGAAGAGTCTATTTCAGCCATGTTTGAACGCTAA
- the ispE gene encoding 4-(cytidine 5'-diphospho)-2-C-methyl-D-erythritol kinase, with the protein MITTWPAPGKLNLFLSITGRRPDGYHTLQTLFQFLTYGDTLTITPQAEDQIQLQTSLPGVPPEDNLIIKAARLLQQATDCRQGAVITLHKQLPLGSGLGGGSSNAATTLAALNQLWGCGLSSAELQQLGVILGADIPVFLYGQAAFAEGIGEQLQPAAPQELWYLVAYPEQAISTAQIFNHPHLQRATPPRTLKQCLTPPYSNDCEAIVKKCFPEVEAVINWLLHYAPARLTGTGSAAFAEFSNQIAAQQLLNKRPSGVRAFVARGVNRSPLQQALANHAKERQGGSWR; encoded by the coding sequence ATGATCACCACTTGGCCGGCACCCGGAAAGCTAAACCTATTTTTGAGTATTACCGGCCGCCGTCCCGATGGTTACCACACCCTGCAAACCCTCTTTCAATTCCTAACCTATGGCGATACCCTCACCATCACCCCACAAGCAGAGGATCAGATCCAGCTACAGACCTCCCTGCCCGGTGTCCCCCCTGAAGACAATTTAATCATTAAAGCAGCGCGGTTACTGCAACAGGCCACTGACTGCCGTCAAGGGGCTGTTATCACGCTCCATAAACAGTTGCCCCTAGGCAGTGGCTTAGGGGGCGGCTCCTCCAATGCGGCAACCACTTTAGCGGCATTGAACCAGCTCTGGGGCTGTGGACTCTCCAGCGCTGAACTACAACAGTTGGGGGTGATCTTGGGGGCTGATATCCCCGTGTTTCTCTATGGCCAGGCCGCTTTTGCCGAAGGCATCGGCGAACAGCTACAGCCAGCTGCTCCTCAAGAGCTTTGGTATCTGGTAGCCTATCCTGAACAAGCTATCTCAACCGCTCAAATATTTAACCATCCGCACCTTCAACGCGCTACGCCCCCCCGCACGCTCAAGCAGTGCCTAACCCCCCCTTACAGTAATGATTGTGAAGCGATCGTAAAAAAATGCTTTCCTGAGGTTGAAGCGGTGATCAACTGGCTGTTACACTACGCACCCGCTCGACTAACCGGTACCGGATCGGCAGCCTTTGCTGAATTTTCTAACCAAATAGCGGCTCAACAACTGCTCAATAAGCGCCCTAGTGGGGTGCGCGCTTTTGTCGCGCGTGGAGTTAATCGCTCTCCTCTGCAGCAGGCATTAGCAAACCATGCCAAAGAAAGACAAGGGGGAAGCTGGCGGTAA
- a CDS encoding YajQ family cyclic di-GMP-binding protein: protein MPSFDIISEVDRQVIRDTVANVQREVANRWDFRQVTTSVELNEKAETVKIATESDFQLQQLLAILYDQLSKRGIERSACTIPPQPTHSGKLWSFEIPFKQGIDSLLAKKIVKLIKTEYPKAQANIQDKQVRVIDKSRNTLQAIMSLLRQTVLEQPLQFTNFHD, encoded by the coding sequence ATGCCCTCGTTTGATATCATCTCAGAAGTCGACCGGCAAGTGATCCGTGATACCGTAGCTAACGTACAACGTGAAGTGGCCAATCGCTGGGACTTCCGTCAAGTGACTACCTCAGTTGAACTCAATGAAAAAGCTGAAACGGTTAAAATCGCTACTGAATCTGATTTTCAGCTACAGCAATTGCTAGCTATTTTGTACGATCAGTTGAGTAAACGTGGTATTGAACGAAGTGCCTGTACTATCCCACCTCAGCCTACGCATAGCGGCAAACTGTGGAGTTTTGAGATACCCTTTAAGCAGGGCATCGATAGCCTACTGGCTAAAAAGATAGTAAAGCTGATTAAAACGGAATATCCCAAAGCGCAAGCCAATATTCAAGATAAACAGGTGCGCGTGATCGATAAATCACGTAATACCTTGCAAGCGATCATGAGCCTCCTACGACAAACAGTGCTAGAACAGCCCCTGCAATTCACTAACTTCCACGATTAA
- a CDS encoding tyrosine-type DNA invertase has protein sequence MLRRKHLTTFEIEKMLEATANSSNHQRNYCLLLMCFLHGARVSEIISWRLSDIDFNAGHIYIKRLKNGFSTVHPLITREKRVLKTWLQVRETYPNHQSDYLFISRKGTPLSRQQVYLLVKRYSAMAAISIQAHPHMLRHSCGYALADRGIDTRLIQDYLGHRNIRHTVVYTASNPERFRNVW, from the coding sequence ATGCTCCGTAGAAAACATTTAACGACTTTTGAAATAGAAAAAATGCTTGAAGCCACTGCCAATAGCAGTAATCATCAACGTAATTACTGCTTACTCTTGATGTGCTTTCTCCATGGAGCCCGTGTCAGTGAAATCATCTCATGGCGCCTATCTGATATCGATTTTAATGCAGGACATATTTATATAAAACGTCTTAAAAATGGTTTTTCAACCGTACACCCACTCATCACCCGAGAAAAAAGAGTTTTAAAAACTTGGTTACAGGTTAGAGAAACTTACCCTAATCATCAGTCAGACTATCTTTTTATTTCTCGCAAAGGAACCCCCCTATCACGACAACAGGTCTATTTATTAGTCAAGCGTTACAGTGCCATGGCAGCGATCAGCATTCAAGCCCATCCACATATGCTACGTCATTCATGCGGCTATGCGTTGGCGGATCGGGGGATTGATACACGCTTAATTCAGGACTATCTAGGACATAGAAATATCCGTCATACCGTTGTTTATACGGCGAGTAATCCTGAGCGTTTTAGAAATGTCTGGTGA
- a CDS encoding Na(+)-translocating NADH-quinone reductase subunit A: protein MRITIKKGLDLPIAGQPQPYIDQGPVIRQVALLGEEIPGLRPLLQVTEGERVKKGQLLFLDKNSPGVRYTAPAGGIVTALHRGARRVLQSLVIQVEEDEPLTFAHYTPEQLATLDAQLIRDTLIASGLWTALRSRPFGHVPALDSQPAAIFVTAIDTQPLAADPALIIQEQPEAFLHGITLLTRLTPGPLYLCQPSGALIPQPASAQVVIAEFSGPHPAGLVGTHIHCLHPATLQRPVWHIGYQDVIALGHLLTTGELYTDRVIALGGPQVIQPRLLRTRLGADLTELTTQQLKQGDNRIISGSVLQGTLATGPHAFLGRYHQQVSVLLEGRQGEFFGWVRPGGSKFSITRTTYSHFSPPNSVNITTARQGDARAMVPIGTYERIMPLDLLPTLLLRALIIGDSEQAQALGCLELEEEDLALCTFVCPGKQAYGPLLRQLLTTIEKEG from the coding sequence ATGAGGATCACCATTAAGAAGGGCTTAGATCTGCCTATCGCGGGTCAGCCTCAACCCTATATTGACCAAGGTCCAGTGATCCGCCAAGTCGCGCTGCTGGGAGAGGAGATCCCAGGCCTACGGCCGCTGCTCCAAGTGACCGAAGGGGAACGTGTCAAAAAAGGACAGTTACTCTTTCTCGACAAAAATAGCCCTGGTGTCCGCTATACTGCGCCTGCCGGGGGTATTGTCACCGCCCTCCATCGTGGGGCCAGACGAGTGCTGCAATCCTTGGTTATCCAAGTGGAGGAGGATGAACCCCTCACGTTTGCGCACTACACTCCAGAACAGTTGGCAACGCTTGACGCTCAATTAATTCGCGATACGCTGATCGCCTCAGGTCTTTGGACAGCACTACGTTCCCGTCCCTTTGGCCATGTGCCAGCCCTGGATAGTCAACCCGCCGCTATTTTTGTCACCGCCATCGACACCCAGCCACTAGCGGCTGATCCCGCACTCATTATCCAGGAGCAACCTGAAGCCTTTCTCCATGGAATCACGCTACTCACCAGACTAACCCCAGGACCCTTATACCTCTGTCAACCCTCAGGCGCCTTGATCCCGCAGCCGGCAAGCGCTCAAGTCGTGATAGCTGAGTTCAGCGGTCCACACCCTGCTGGTTTAGTCGGGACTCATATCCACTGCTTACACCCCGCCACACTGCAGCGGCCAGTCTGGCATATTGGTTACCAGGATGTGATTGCGCTTGGTCACCTGTTGACGACTGGGGAGCTCTATACCGATCGGGTGATCGCCTTAGGGGGACCACAAGTTATTCAGCCGCGGCTGCTACGGACCCGCCTAGGCGCCGATTTAACGGAGCTCACCACCCAGCAGTTGAAACAGGGTGACAACCGCATTATCTCGGGTTCCGTACTACAGGGAACTCTGGCTACCGGGCCGCACGCTTTCCTCGGACGTTATCACCAGCAGGTTTCCGTTCTCTTAGAGGGGCGACAAGGGGAGTTTTTCGGTTGGGTACGCCCTGGCGGGAGTAAATTTTCTATTACTCGAACCACCTATAGCCATTTCAGCCCTCCCAACAGCGTCAATATCACTACCGCGCGACAAGGGGATGCCCGTGCGATGGTGCCTATTGGCACCTATGAGCGTATCATGCCGTTAGATCTCTTGCCCACCCTGTTATTACGGGCACTGATTATTGGTGACAG
- the dapE gene encoding succinyl-diaminopimelate desuccinylase yields the protein MNHTTVVTLAQALINCPSITPHDAGCQALLMQRLQAVGFTVEPLNFGDTSNFWAWHGSGSPCFTFAGHTDVVPPGPLAAWRYPPFSAQIADGLLYGRGAADMKGAVAAMVIAAERFVTEHPEHSGRLALLITSDEEGEATDGTRRVVETLLQRGERIDYCLVGEPSSESQLGDVIKIGRRGSLSATVTIQGIQGHVAYPHLVDNPLHRTLPALQALLAMEWDQGTAQFPATSLQITDIQAGSGVDNVTPSQLRLHLNWRYSPQLITPQIQQRVTTLLDDYQLPYTIRWRLSGEPFITPRGTLLEAVVAAVQHCTGLTPEQSTAGGTSDGRFIAPMGAQVVELGVSNATIHQANESVSIAELTLLCQLYQQLMRSLLNDSDRISGYPSA from the coding sequence ATGAATCACACGACTGTAGTCACCTTGGCTCAAGCTTTAATCAACTGCCCCTCAATTACCCCTCATGATGCCGGTTGTCAAGCACTACTGATGCAACGTTTGCAGGCGGTCGGTTTTACGGTGGAACCGTTAAATTTCGGGGATACCAGTAATTTTTGGGCGTGGCATGGGAGTGGCTCACCCTGTTTTACTTTTGCCGGCCATACTGACGTGGTGCCGCCAGGGCCACTGGCAGCCTGGCGCTACCCCCCATTTTCGGCTCAGATAGCGGATGGTCTGCTTTATGGGCGTGGAGCGGCTGATATGAAGGGCGCTGTGGCGGCTATGGTGATTGCTGCAGAGCGCTTTGTGACCGAGCATCCTGAGCATTCGGGTCGCTTAGCGCTGTTAATCACCTCAGATGAGGAGGGAGAGGCGACTGATGGGACCCGTCGAGTCGTAGAAACCCTCCTGCAGCGTGGGGAGCGGATTGATTACTGTTTGGTTGGTGAGCCCTCGAGTGAGTCGCAATTGGGGGATGTGATAAAAATTGGTCGCCGGGGTTCCCTCAGTGCTACGGTGACTATCCAGGGGATCCAGGGTCATGTTGCTTATCCTCACTTAGTGGATAACCCACTCCATCGCACACTGCCAGCACTGCAAGCGCTGCTAGCGATGGAATGGGATCAGGGCACTGCCCAGTTTCCAGCGACGAGTTTGCAAATCACTGATATCCAGGCAGGTAGCGGGGTTGATAATGTTACCCCCTCGCAATTACGGCTCCACCTGAATTGGCGTTATAGCCCACAGCTCATCACGCCACAGATCCAACAGCGGGTGACAACGCTATTGGACGATTATCAGCTGCCTTATACTATCCGTTGGCGGCTCTCTGGGGAGCCTTTTATTACCCCCCGTGGCACCTTGCTGGAGGCTGTTGTGGCTGCGGTGCAGCACTGCACTGGCTTAACCCCCGAGCAGTCAACGGCCGGGGGCACTTCAGATGGGCGGTTTATTGCACCCATGGGGGCACAGGTGGTGGAATTAGGGGTTAGCAATGCGACCATCCATCAAGCCAATGAGTCGGTCTCTATCGCGGAGCTAACCCTGTTATGTCAACTTTATCAGCAGCTGATGCGCTCTCTGCTCAATGACAGCGATAGGATAAGTGGCTACCCCAGCGCCTAG
- a CDS encoding BolA family protein, with protein MNTPTMTIEAMITTTLQITFDPQVLQVINQSHQHQGRLGPESHFKVVLVCAGFSGQSRLARHRAVYQVLKPLLKPIGSLQALSLHTYNQQEWEQCDGSPPSSPPCAR; from the coding sequence TTGAATACCCCTACTATGACTATTGAAGCCATGATCACCACCACACTGCAGATCACATTTGATCCGCAGGTACTCCAAGTCATTAATCAAAGCCATCAACATCAAGGCAGGTTGGGCCCTGAAAGCCATTTTAAAGTGGTGCTCGTTTGTGCTGGTTTTTCCGGTCAATCCCGCCTAGCACGACACCGTGCCGTTTATCAAGTGTTAAAACCGCTACTCAAACCTATAGGATCGCTGCAGGCTCTCTCCCTGCATACCTACAACCAACAGGAATGGGAGCAGTGTGATGGATCTCCTCCGTCCTCACCACCCTGCGCCCGATAA
- the lolB gene encoding lipoprotein insertase outer membrane protein LolB, which produces MITYCQFNRGWRLLLVALTLCLSACSSRPPEQPVLTWPQRQLQLQQLIRYQARGSLIYRTPERSFYARFNWQQNGPNHLQWRLTHPLGQTLLLLEQQGSTVRLQDHQGQHYQGEQAEQFLQCQSGLELPLPLLAHWLIGLPTPHDQYQLDSQQRLKQLIHADPSPIHLNYLAYRDQGRLSLPTQLQLEIGSHRLLLKIDQWTLP; this is translated from the coding sequence ATGATCACCTATTGTCAGTTTAACAGGGGATGGCGTCTATTATTAGTAGCCTTGACGCTCTGCTTGAGTGCTTGTAGCTCCCGCCCTCCTGAACAGCCGGTACTCACCTGGCCTCAACGCCAGCTGCAGTTACAGCAGTTGATCCGTTATCAAGCCCGCGGGAGTTTGATCTACCGGACCCCTGAGCGCTCCTTTTATGCCCGCTTCAACTGGCAGCAGAACGGTCCCAATCACCTGCAATGGCGACTCACGCATCCCTTGGGCCAAACCCTGTTGCTCTTGGAACAACAAGGCAGTACCGTGCGCCTACAAGATCACCAAGGGCAGCACTACCAAGGCGAGCAGGCTGAACAATTCCTCCAGTGCCAAAGTGGCCTCGAACTTCCACTACCGCTGTTAGCACACTGGCTTATTGGCCTGCCAACCCCTCATGACCAGTATCAACTGGATAGCCAGCAGCGATTAAAACAGCTCATCCATGCTGATCCCTCCCCGATACACTTGAACTATCTCGCCTACCGTGATCAGGGGCGCTTATCCCTACCGACTCAGCTGCAGCTTGAGATCGGCAGCCACCGGCTGCTCCTAAAAATCGATCAATGGACACTCCCCTAA